The Chloroflexota bacterium region AAGGAGCGAAGTCGAGGGATCTTCCCCGGTGGACCTGGTGTGTGGCCGGAGAAGATCCCTCCGCTCCGCTCGTGCCTCGCTTCGGTCGGGATGACACCCCTCGTATTCACCATGGCGCAGTAGTAGGCACGCGCAGCGCATGAACGACAACGCCGCTCCCCAGCGCCCCGGGGAGCGGCGTCAACTGATAACGCCAGACGCGGGTGGTCCCTACCTCGCGCCCGCCGGCTGGTAGTCGATCTCCAGCTCGGCCAGCTTGGACGCCGGCACAACGCCATGCTCCCAGCCGCGCTCCTTGTAGTACTCCTCGAGCATCTGGTCCAGCTCGCAGACGTGGCCCTCAGAGCCGGGCATCGTGGACGGCTCCTTGGTGAAGCGCGTCGGCAGGTAGTCTGACCCCTCGCCGTAGCCGGCGAGGTTGTTGTAGAGCCGCTCCAGGTTGTAGATCCGCTCGCCGGTCTTGAGGACGTCGTCCACGGTGAACGGCCGGCCGGTGATCGCCGCGTACTGGGCGGCGTACTCCTCCGGCCCCTCGGCGAACGCGCTGAACTTGCAGAGGTCGAGGCTGTCCGAGAACGCCAGCACGTCTTGCAGGATCTTCGTCAGGCCGCCCTTGCCCTCCCAGGCCAGCGGGTCGGTCTTCGGCTCGATCAGGCCGAGCTCGGAGGCCGGAGTGTAGGCCCGCAGGTGACAGGCGCCTCGATTGCTGGTGGCGTAGGCGATGCCCATGCCCTTCAGGCCGCGCGGATCGTAGGCTGGGATCGCCTGGCCCTTGACGGTCATCGAGATCTCGGGGTGGCCGTAGTGCTGGGCCACGCGCTCGGTGCCCTCGGCCAGCACATCGCCGACGCCCTCGCGCCGCGCGATCTTCTCGGTGATGGCGACCATGCTCGGTGCGTCGCCCCAGGCCAGCCCCGGGAAGTCCTTCACGAAGCCGCGCTCGGATGCCTCCATGAAGACCGAGAAGGTGTTGCCCAGCTCGATGGTGTCCATCCCGTAGTCGTTGCACTGGTCGATGAGCTTGGCGACGGTCGGGATGTCGTCCATGTCGCAGTTCGCGCCGAGCGCCCAGGCGCTCTCGTACTCGACACTCTCCATGCGGAGGCCGGTGTACGGGCCTTCCTTGATCTCGACTTCCTTCTTGCAGGCGACCGGGCAGGCGTGGCAGGTCGGGTTGTGCACGAGGTAGTGATCGTTGACGTACTCGCCGCTGATCTTCTCCGCACGGTCCCCGAACGAGGTCACCTGGCTGTTCCTGGCGGGCAGCGCGCCCATGGCGCTGGTGATGTTCATCAGGACGTTCGTGCCGTAGACGGAGAGGCCGCCCTTGCGTGGGGCCGTCACGTTCTTCTCGTCCATGATGGTGGCGAGCGCCTGCCGCCGGGCCGCCGGCCAGGCCTCGGCGTCCTCCGCCTTCGGCGTCTGGCGGGCCGACTTGACGACAATCGCCTTCAGGTTCTTGGAACCGCCGACCGCG contains the following coding sequences:
- a CDS encoding aldehyde ferredoxin oxidoreductase family protein, translated to MPIGGFANRVARVDLTSGAVSYEPIPETWALKYIGARGLGVRYVLEQGPGVDPLGPDNLLCFMNGPLTGTEANMSGRMAVVTKSPLTGGVTDSHQGGWSAARLRWAGFDGLLFIGKADKPVYAYVENGSLSLHDASDLWGKGVHEVVKHFQAKHGEKDLSVITIGPAGENKVKYASWLNENDRSAGRGGTGAVGGSKNLKAIVVKSARQTPKAEDAEAWPAARRQALATIMDEKNVTAPRKGGLSVYGTNVLMNITSAMGALPARNSQVTSFGDRAEKISGEYVNDHYLVHNPTCHACPVACKKEVEIKEGPYTGLRMESVEYESAWALGANCDMDDIPTVAKLIDQCNDYGMDTIELGNTFSVFMEASERGFVKDFPGLAWGDAPSMVAITEKIARREGVGDVLAEGTERVAQHYGHPEISMTVKGQAIPAYDPRGLKGMGIAYATSNRGACHLRAYTPASELGLIEPKTDPLAWEGKGGLTKILQDVLAFSDSLDLCKFSAFAEGPEEYAAQYAAITGRPFTVDDVLKTGERIYNLERLYNNLAGYGEGSDYLPTRFTKEPSTMPGSEGHVCELDQMLEEYYKERGWEHGVVPASKLAELEIDYQPAGAR